One Paenibacillus riograndensis SBR5 DNA segment encodes these proteins:
- a CDS encoding sugar phosphate isomerase/epimerase: MIGQYGGFDSHKYHRDFKAAFYGIEACSFPGDEDCRLLMEESKSKGFRVGVHFPFRANGSAIRDALFLSSDPGEREAAFEQIRTELEYLTVLKPEYVLFHYPKPVILDDRVDWKLWRFGDRREYIFESECTLSGLIERSESLFEWLDLRSREYHFTPILEFDALNRYVYEHDFFENLLLKYPQIQLCLDTARLHLQDKLDPRFDAKAVLRKYAKYAGLIHLSTVQVNQAVQNSHYPVLPELSVQDGWAPIAEYLQIIRGENSRVKIMFEHRSDLITEDQLQQCYDWVDAIVNGSVYL; the protein is encoded by the coding sequence ATGATTGGGCAATACGGGGGATTTGACTCCCACAAATATCACCGGGATTTCAAGGCTGCATTCTATGGCATTGAAGCCTGCTCCTTCCCGGGAGATGAAGACTGCCGCCTTTTAATGGAGGAATCAAAAAGTAAAGGCTTTCGTGTAGGCGTTCATTTTCCGTTCCGGGCGAACGGTTCAGCCATAAGGGATGCTCTGTTCCTCTCTTCTGATCCGGGCGAACGCGAGGCTGCCTTTGAGCAGATTCGGACTGAGCTTGAATATTTAACCGTGCTGAAGCCGGAATATGTATTGTTTCATTATCCGAAGCCGGTCATTCTGGATGACCGCGTAGACTGGAAGCTGTGGAGGTTCGGGGACCGCCGCGAATACATATTTGAAAGTGAGTGTACCTTAAGCGGGCTGATTGAACGCAGTGAATCCTTGTTTGAGTGGCTGGACCTCAGGAGCAGGGAATATCATTTTACACCTATTCTTGAATTCGACGCCTTGAACCGTTATGTTTACGAACATGATTTTTTTGAAAACCTGCTGCTGAAGTACCCGCAGATTCAATTGTGCCTGGATACCGCCAGACTGCATCTGCAGGACAAGCTTGATCCCCGGTTTGACGCGAAAGCCGTCTTACGGAAATATGCCAAATATGCCGGGCTGATCCATCTCTCCACGGTTCAAGTCAATCAAGCGGTCCAGAACTCTCATTATCCGGTGCTGCCAGAGCTTAGTGTGCAGGACGGCTGGGCACCTATTGCCGAGTATTTGCAGATCATCCGCGGGGAGAACAGCCGGGTAAAAATCATGTTCGAGCACCGCTCCGACCTGATCACCGAGGACCAATTGCAGCAGTGTTATGACTGGGTAGACGCCATAGTTAACGGTTCTGTATATTTATAA
- a CDS encoding VOC family protein — protein MAINVYFNFNGNAREAVEFYAEVFGTEAPRIMTFGEAPPDPSHPLPEEAKHLVMHAMLFIDGSPVMFSDVFPGMPYVEGNNVNLTLTNDDAGKIKDWFNKLKEGGNVIMELQETFWSKCYGSLKDKFGIIWQLSHDNGQGAGNA, from the coding sequence GTGGCAATTAATGTGTATTTCAATTTTAATGGAAATGCCCGTGAAGCTGTAGAGTTTTATGCCGAAGTATTTGGAACAGAAGCCCCACGGATTATGACCTTTGGCGAAGCACCCCCAGACCCTTCCCACCCTCTTCCGGAGGAGGCTAAGCATCTGGTGATGCACGCCATGCTGTTTATTGACGGCAGTCCCGTGATGTTCTCGGACGTTTTCCCTGGAATGCCTTATGTGGAAGGGAACAACGTCAACCTTACTCTGACCAATGACGATGCCGGCAAAATCAAGGACTGGTTCAACAAGCTAAAAGAAGGCGGTAATGTCATCATGGAGCTGCAGGAAACCTTTTGGAGCAAATGCTACGGCAGCCTAAAGGACAAATTCGGGATCATCTGGCAGCTGAGTCATGATAACGGCCAGGGCGCCGGCAACGCTTAA
- a CDS encoding hybrid sensor histidine kinase/response regulator — translation MMKKPFTFFLKNIVIVLLYLAVLSAIRYLWFTTYVAPEHPQAVQGVLDLRSFQIGDSRSIPLDGEWEFYPDELLTHKDFPQPDTRRHYAMVPGDWRNGFPEKGHASFGTGTYKLRILTGTPLDEPYGFWIQRIQAASEIEINGQKEPSVGRLAESKEDYIPDAPSYTATYIAGDHREIELLVRVSNFDHPQKGGIVRSIRFGTQAAIDTERWYSIGFQLVAFIILLLHALYAGILYCFNRQNVFLLFFLLLVAVGISIISDNDILLRLWLPINYTWLLKIKLLSYMWLSYFMLQLSQSFSGRRRPHTGILFRSYAAVLGLYSAFIVVMPAEIIFQTILLFSILYLLPVAGVVWKIVQMVLGKQEDAVFLLFAAVAILSSVLWGVVESRGNTSNFFYPVDIIAAIIGFSAYWFKRYFRNSEENIKLNRQLQENDRLKDQFLANTSHELRTPLHGIISIAQTVAAKEHSVMDSKSVQDMDLLLTISRRMSHLLNDLLDVTRLQDKRIELQREPLSIQSLVSGVIDMFEFMTEGRALTLKNNIADSLPPVFADEKRLVQILFNLLHNAVKYTIEGSIAVSAETQGKEMLIHVADTGAGMNEETLSRIFKRYEQGQQGINDGGGIGLGLSICKQLVELHHGTLTVRSQPGQGSEFTFTLPLAKGTDQPASALSSQEMPKNTEPARPSVPAHSPLADLSAIWSAAHSGESEGAGRRIHILAVDDDSVNLKVLASILSSENYNIRTALGAHEALNLLGTEQWDLLIADVMMPHISGYELTRIVRERFSLSELPILLLTARTQPEDIYTGFLSGANDYLVKPVDGLELKYRVRSLTGLKQSIDEMLRMEAAYLQAQIQPHFLFNTLNSIMALSEIDTAKMRDLSEAFSSYLRISFDYMNSHQRVALSHELELVRAYVYIEQARFEERLAVEWDIEDGINTALPPLTLQPLVENAVRHGLLSRSRGGLLTIRIRSSGGFTFFEVRDNGKGMTQEQVSHLLDHSRKVSGGIGLLNTNRRLTQLYGRGLSIQSEPEQGTSVSFTIPDPGK, via the coding sequence ATGATGAAGAAGCCCTTTACTTTTTTTCTGAAAAATATCGTCATTGTCCTGCTGTATCTGGCTGTCCTGTCGGCGATACGCTACCTGTGGTTCACCACGTATGTTGCTCCGGAGCATCCGCAGGCGGTTCAGGGCGTGCTGGATTTGCGCAGCTTCCAAATCGGGGACTCCCGTTCCATTCCGCTGGATGGGGAGTGGGAATTTTACCCGGACGAATTACTAACGCACAAGGACTTCCCGCAGCCTGACACCAGGCGGCATTATGCCATGGTTCCCGGGGACTGGAGAAACGGTTTTCCGGAAAAAGGGCATGCTTCCTTTGGTACCGGCACCTACAAACTGCGGATTCTGACCGGCACACCTCTGGATGAGCCCTACGGCTTCTGGATTCAGCGCATTCAGGCAGCTTCGGAGATTGAGATTAACGGGCAGAAGGAGCCCTCTGTGGGCCGGCTAGCCGAAAGCAAGGAAGATTATATACCCGATGCCCCTTCTTACACTGCTACTTATATTGCCGGAGATCACAGGGAGATTGAGCTGCTCGTCCGTGTCTCCAATTTCGACCATCCCCAGAAAGGGGGCATCGTCCGTTCCATCCGCTTCGGTACACAGGCTGCGATAGACACCGAGCGCTGGTATTCCATTGGCTTCCAGCTGGTCGCATTCATTATTCTGCTGCTGCACGCCTTGTATGCAGGGATCTTATATTGCTTTAACCGGCAAAATGTCTTTTTACTTTTTTTCCTGCTTCTGGTCGCAGTCGGCATTTCCATCATTTCCGATAATGATATTCTGCTGAGGCTCTGGCTGCCGATTAACTATACCTGGCTGCTGAAAATCAAGCTTTTGTCTTATATGTGGCTGTCTTATTTTATGCTGCAGCTGTCACAAAGCTTCTCTGGAAGACGAAGACCCCATACCGGAATTCTTTTCAGAAGTTATGCTGCGGTGCTGGGCCTGTATTCGGCTTTTATTGTGGTTATGCCTGCAGAAATCATTTTTCAGACGATTCTCTTGTTCAGTATTTTGTATCTGCTCCCGGTGGCCGGCGTAGTCTGGAAGATTGTGCAAATGGTGCTGGGGAAACAAGAGGACGCCGTATTTCTGCTGTTTGCCGCGGTCGCCATCCTGTCCAGTGTGCTTTGGGGTGTTGTCGAATCCAGGGGAAATACCAGCAACTTCTTTTATCCCGTTGATATTATTGCAGCAATCATCGGTTTCTCCGCCTATTGGTTCAAGCGTTATTTCCGCAATTCTGAGGAAAACATCAAGCTGAACCGGCAGCTGCAGGAAAATGACCGTCTAAAGGACCAATTCCTGGCGAATACTTCACATGAGCTGAGGACGCCGCTTCACGGCATTATCAGTATTGCCCAGACTGTCGCCGCCAAGGAACATTCGGTGATGGACTCAAAAAGTGTCCAGGACATGGATCTGCTCCTGACCATCAGCCGCCGGATGTCACATCTGCTCAATGACCTTCTGGATGTAACCCGGCTTCAGGATAAACGGATTGAGCTGCAGCGGGAGCCGCTGTCTATCCAGTCGCTGGTCTCCGGCGTGATTGATATGTTCGAATTTATGACAGAGGGCCGGGCGCTCACATTAAAAAACAACATTGCTGACTCTCTTCCCCCTGTGTTCGCAGACGAGAAACGTCTGGTCCAGATTCTATTCAATCTGCTGCACAATGCAGTCAAATATACGATTGAAGGCAGTATAGCCGTATCTGCTGAAACACAGGGCAAGGAAATGCTCATTCATGTTGCCGATACAGGAGCCGGTATGAATGAGGAGACACTGAGCCGTATATTCAAGCGCTATGAACAAGGGCAGCAGGGGATTAATGATGGCGGCGGAATCGGCCTCGGGCTGAGCATCTGTAAACAGCTCGTTGAGCTTCATCACGGAACCCTGACGGTCCGTTCACAACCAGGGCAAGGCTCGGAGTTCACCTTCACTCTCCCCTTGGCAAAGGGAACAGACCAGCCTGCTTCCGCACTCTCCAGCCAAGAGATGCCGAAGAACACGGAGCCGGCCAGACCTTCCGTTCCGGCACACAGCCCTCTCGCAGACTTGTCTGCGATCTGGAGTGCTGCGCATTCCGGAGAATCAGAAGGGGCTGGCCGCCGGATCCATATTCTGGCCGTGGATGATGATTCCGTTAACCTCAAGGTACTGGCCAGTATTCTCTCTTCAGAGAATTACAATATCAGGACCGCGCTGGGCGCTCATGAAGCCTTGAACCTGCTGGGAACCGAGCAATGGGATCTTCTGATCGCCGACGTGATGATGCCGCACATCTCCGGCTATGAGCTGACGCGAATCGTCCGTGAGCGTTTTTCATTATCGGAGCTGCCCATCCTGCTGCTGACGGCCCGCACACAGCCTGAAGATATTTATACCGGATTTCTGTCCGGTGCGAACGATTACCTGGTCAAACCGGTTGACGGGCTGGAGCTGAAATACAGAGTCCGGTCGCTGACGGGGCTGAAGCAATCCATTGATGAGATGCTGCGCATGGAAGCCGCCTATCTCCAGGCGCAGATTCAGCCGCATTTTTTGTTCAACACTTTAAATTCAATTATGGCTTTAAGCGAAATCGATACCGCCAAAATGCGTGATCTCAGCGAGGCGTTCTCCTCCTATTTGCGGATCAGTTTCGATTATATGAACTCGCATCAGCGGGTTGCGCTCTCCCATGAACTGGAACTGGTCCGGGCTTATGTGTATATCGAGCAAGCCCGGTTCGAAGAAAGGCTGGCCGTCGAATGGGACATTGAGGACGGGATTAACACTGCACTTCCGCCGCTCACGCTGCAGCCCCTGGTTGAGAACGCGGTCAGACACGGTCTGCTGAGCCGCTCGCGTGGCGGCCTGCTGACCATCCGCATTCGCAGCAGCGGAGGCTTCACTTTTTTCGAGGTCAGGGACAACGGGAAAGGCATGACGCAGGAACAGGTCAGCCACCTCCTGGACCATTCCCGCAAGGTCAGCGGAGGAATCGGCCTGCTCAATACCAACCGCCGTCTGACCCAATTATATGGCCGCGGACTGTCAATTCAGAGTGAGCCGGAACAAGGAACCTCTGTCTCTTTTACGATACCGGATCCGGGTAAATAG
- a CDS encoding CBS domain-containing protein, whose translation MEISAFLLPKDQVSYITSSISMLEALEQLEHHYYSAIPIINEEGKYVGTLSEGDLLWKFKNTAGLNFENMREVTVSEIQQHVHNESVEIHAQMEDMLTLAADQNFVPVVDDKGIFLGIIRRKDIIEYYTRNITD comes from the coding sequence ATGGAAATATCCGCCTTTTTGCTGCCCAAAGACCAGGTATCGTACATTACCTCTTCGATCTCTATGCTGGAAGCCCTTGAACAACTGGAGCATCATTATTATTCAGCCATCCCGATTATTAATGAAGAAGGCAAATATGTAGGAACCCTCTCCGAAGGTGATTTATTGTGGAAATTTAAGAATACGGCCGGCCTGAATTTTGAGAATATGCGTGAAGTGACCGTAAGCGAAATTCAGCAGCATGTACACAACGAGAGCGTCGAGATCCACGCCCAGATGGAGGATATGCTGACACTGGCGGCTGACCAGAACTTTGTCCCGGTTGTCGATGACAAGGGAATCTTTCTGGGCATCATCCGCCGGAAAGATATCATTGAATATTACACCCGGAATATCACCGATTAG